The proteins below come from a single Mya arenaria isolate MELC-2E11 chromosome 8, ASM2691426v1 genomic window:
- the LOC128243710 gene encoding alpha-tocopherol transfer protein-like, whose product MAVEPGDVDFVSKLDEASKKKAKEELNEINDKDREMAVQAFREWILQQKWLRTPTDFAFLLRFLRARKFSQLGARQTIENYWRVKTKSPTWFKDVDPTEKKIVEIMKTGFYVIPKTTDKYGRRVIVERLGNLDMNKVKKKWGVENIFRTICLICDWVNRDENVQVNGIIVFIDNTDVTMGHFMNMMGTENGKKIMEFYQNSLPARMKGLHMYNEPTFFDAVYALFSPLMKQKTKDRMHMHGRSLTKVYEELGMECFPDEYLPDDYKGPSAGSTQQLVDTMISEIQSPDFTSYIKNLSSDKYGVDIAKLKENDAPVASFRKLNVD is encoded by the exons ATGGCGGTTGAACCAG GGGATGTCGATTTTGTAAGCAAGTTGGATGAAGCGAGCAAGAAGAAAGCGAAAGAAGAACTGAATGAAATCAATGACAAAGATCGCGAGATGGCCGTGCAGGCTTTCAGAGAGTGGATCCTGCAACAGAAATGGCTAAGAACCCCGACAG ACTTTGCGTTTCTGCTACGATTCCTGCGGGCGCGAAAGTTCAGCCAACTCGGTGCGCGACAGACCATCGAAAACTACTGGCGTGTGAAAACAAAATCCCCGACCTGGTTTAAAGATGTGGACCCCACGGAAaagaaaatcgttgaaattATGAAGACAGG attttatgTCATTCCAAAGACTACAGATAAATATGGAAGAAGAGTTATAGTTGAACGATTGG GCAACCTAGACATGAACAAAGTGAAGAAGAAGTGGGGGGTTGAGAATATATTCAGAACCATCTGTCTCATCTGTGACTGGGTCAACAGGGACGAAAATGTGCAG GTGAACGGGATCATAGTTTTCATCGACAATACGGATGTCACAATGGGCCACTTCATGAATATGATGGGAACTGAGAATGGCAAGAAAATCATGGAGTTTTACCAG AACTCGCTGCCTGCCAGAATGAAAGGCCTGCATATGTACAACGAGCCAACGTTCTTCGATGCTGTGTACGCCCTGTTCAGCCCGCTCATGAAGCAGAAAACGAAAGACAGG ATGCACATGCACGGACGAAGCCTGACGAAGGTTTATGAAGAGCTTGGGATGGAATGTTTCCCCGATGAATATCTTCCAGACGACTACAAGGGGCCTTCCGCGGGGTCCACGCAACAGCTCGTCG ataCAATGATATCAGAAATTCAGTCTCCAGATTTCACGAGCTACATCAAGAACCTTTCCAGCGACAAGTACGGAGTGGATATTGCCAAACTGAAAGAGAACGACGCACCTGTGGCCTCATTTAGGAAACTCAATGTAGACTAG
- the LOC128244180 gene encoding protein wech-like: MAEGYDKSLGSDEEKIQTDDNSTQMTDLAGVSCEPCKQEGSIVEIEGYCVECKEYLCSECFRTHRKPRPSRNHTLQNVSDMRKECGIREQTSTGSQVKCSIHDEKISMFCENHDQMCCVDCVSTAHFSCQDVKDISSEAKNILESKEFMQYEEKLKYLQDQYNNIKKKTEISIEEISECCEYTQMKVNRAIKSMADREINSVKQNVTACKDAMDSLSRTLISVDSMKQKEENEMLFIKMKMSGVQLKAAEDAAITIGRSSVTKFGFVEAQSSILCGSFKEMPEKIGSFKPLHVLTGTANYRGLLILNENVLIASEMNSKKVVIINTETTKTVEKQFSDFPYGMAKTKCNKVYVAIADGKKLTLLRSPLTDISDTEDIPIGMNCCNVSVTESSLVIQCYPPATTIITDMNGKNLRVLCDSFPGSLKTPFTFKINSTTYNAVMQNTSEALFVSDVSNNVVFEVKMDGNVTLIDVNIKRPRGMVFGSDGALFVCSEESQNVVKVKNGVILDAVKGIDFSPFIVALNDENDKMYVAGNGNEIYIYQIK; encoded by the coding sequence ATGGCGGAAGGTTACGATAAAAGCTTGGGATCGGACGAGGAAAAGATACAAACAGATGACAATAGCACGCAAATGACAGACTTGGCTGGAGTCAGTTGTGAACCATGTAAACAGGAAGGAAGTATTGTTGAGATTGAGGGATATTGTGTCGAATGCAAGGAATATCTTTGCTCAGAATGTTTCAGGACGCATAGAAAACCGAGACCATCACGAAACCATACACTTCAAAATGTTTCCGACATGAGAAAAGAATGTGGTATCCGAGAACAAACATCAACTGGTTCACAAGTTAAATGTAGTATCCACGATGAGAAGATTTCTATGTTTTGTGAAAATCATGACCAAATGTGCTGCGTGGATTGTGTCAGCACTGCACATTTCAGTTGCCAAGATGTCAAGGACATATCCAGTgaagcaaaaaacattttagagaGCAAAGAATTCATGCAGTATGAagaaaaactgaaatatttgcaAGATCAGTACAATAACATAAAGAAGAAGACAGAAATATCGATTGAAGAAATTTCGGAATGCTGTGAATACACGCAAATGAAAGTAAACAGAGCAATTAAATCAATGGCGGATAGGGAGATAAACAGtgtcaaacaaaatgtaactgCATGTAAAGATGCAATGGATAGTTTATCGCGGACATTGATATCTGTAGACAGCATGAAACAAAAAGAGGAAAACGAAAtgctttttatcaaaatgaagaTGTCAGGGGTTCAACTAAAGGCTGCTGAAGATGCCGCTATAACCATTGGACGCTCTTCCGTCACAAAATTTGGATTTGTTGAGGCTCAGTCAAGCATCCTCTGTGgcagttttaaagaaatgccaGAAAAGATAGGAAGTTTTAAACCTTTACATGTTTTAACGGGAACAGCAAATTATCGAGGCCTGCTTATTTTGAACGAGAACGTTCTTATTGCATCGGAAATGAACTCGAAGAAAGTAGTGATTATAAACACAGAGACTACAAAAACAGTGGAAAAACAATTTAGTGATTTTCCATACGGTATGGCAAAAACAAAGTGCAATAAAGTTTATGTTGCCATCGCAGACGGAAAAAAACTTACACTACTGCGTTCCCCACTGACGGATATCTCGGACACAGAAGACATTCCAATTGGAATGAATTGCTGCAACGTTTCAGTAACCGAGTCATCGTTGGTGATACAGTGTTATCCGCCTGCAACGACTATTATAACAGACATGAATGGCAAAAACTTAAGGGTCCTATGTGATTCCTTTCCAGGGTCATTGAAAACAccgtttacatttaaaattaactcGACTACGTATAATGCAGTAATGCAAAACACTTCAGAGGCGTTGTTTGTCTCTGATGTAAGCAATAATGTTGTTTTCGAAGTAAAGATGGACGGCAATGTAACATTAATAGATGTTAACATAAAACGACCAAGGGGAATGGTTTTTGGCTCAGATGGAGCCCTTTTCGTCTGCAGCGAAGAGTCACAAAACgttgttaaagtaaaaaatggcGTTATTCTAGATGCTGTGAAAGGCATTGACTTTAGTCCGTTTATTGTGGCTTTGAATGACgagaatgacaaaatgtatgTGGCAGGAAATGGCAATGAAATTTACATATATCAGATCAAGTGA